In Methanocaldococcus sp. FS406-22, the genomic stretch TATTTGGATTTCCAGTAGCAAAATAGATTTTCATACTCTCACCAAAATTTTATAAAGATGATGTCTCCCCAGTTTAACACCCTCTATCATCCTTTAGCTCCGCTACGTCAAGAGGGCTAACCCACTGGGGAGTATCATCTATTTAAGCATTTTTTGATATATAATTTTTTCTTATAGCCATTCATCTAAAATAGCTGTTTTTTTAGATTTCATATTCTGTTTTAAGTCTTTTTTACTACCCTTTGGTGGATTGAGCTTTTTAAATTCTAAGTTCTCTTCCTTCAACAATCTTTCAGCTCCAACAGTTAAAGAAGGGGCAACTAAAATTCCTCTAACTCTATCTCTTCCATATTTGCTTTTAAAATACTCAACATATCTCTTTAGTTGAGAAACTGCCTGTAAATCTGCTCTCCTCCTCTTTAACTCTAAGATAACCCATCTTTCATCTTTATCTTTTCCTAAGATATCAATGATTCCAGTAGGGATTTGATATTCTCTTGATAGAGGTTTAAATCCTTCTTCAATTAAATTTGGATTTCTGAAAATCATCTCTGCCATTTCTGATTCGCTACCAGTTAGATTTAATTCTTCATAATCTTCACAGTTAAAAGCACACGTATGATAGACCTCTGAAATTACTACCTTTAATTCCTCTTTTGGCTTTCTCCTAATGCTCTTTAAAATAAAGTAGTTATCTTCAACCTTCCAGATTATATTACTCCCTGGAGGTTGCCAGTTTACTGGCTCTCTTTTTTTATCTTTATGGATTAAAAATGTTCCATCTGGTTTTATTATAATGACCCTATCTCCTTCCTCTAATTGGCTCTTAGCTCTACCTTCATAAAAAACTCTACATCTAGCTAACAATATTAAAATATGGTTAAATAGATACGCATCCATAAAATTTTCCAGATCTTTGGTAGTGGGGCTGGTTAAGTGAAAAACTTTTTCCAACTCCACCACCAACAATTGAATTCATAATTTCAAATCTTTGAATTTAGAGGATGAAAATAAAAAAAATGGTGCAGGGGAGGGGATTTGAACCCCCGAACCCCTACGGGACCGGATCTTAAGTCCGGCGCCTTTGGCCAGGCTTGGCGACCCCTGCACCGCAAGCGAATTATAGAATGGATGAACTCATATATATATTTTTCGGTTCTATGTTAAAGATAAAGGTATATTAATAAGTTTCACTATAATAACAAAAACCTATTTAAATAGGAAGCATATTTCCTCCCGAG encodes the following:
- the nucS gene encoding endonuclease NucS, with the protein product MELEKVFHLTSPTTKDLENFMDAYLFNHILILLARCRVFYEGRAKSQLEEGDRVIIIKPDGTFLIHKDKKREPVNWQPPGSNIIWKVEDNYFILKSIRRKPKEELKVVISEVYHTCAFNCEDYEELNLTGSESEMAEMIFRNPNLIEEGFKPLSREYQIPTGIIDILGKDKDERWVILELKRRRADLQAVSQLKRYVEYFKSKYGRDRVRGILVAPSLTVGAERLLKEENLEFKKLNPPKGSKKDLKQNMKSKKTAILDEWL